Proteins encoded together in one Saccopteryx leptura isolate mSacLep1 chromosome 7, mSacLep1_pri_phased_curated, whole genome shotgun sequence window:
- the OTOS gene encoding otospiralin, producing MPLGKMKSCLLPGVALCLLLGPLAGAKPVQDEADPYAELPAMPYWPFSTSDFWNYVQYFQTLGAYPQIEDMARTFFAHFPLGTTLGFHVPYQED from the exons ATGCCACTGGGGAAGATGAAGAGCTGCCTGCTTCCCGGGGTGGCCCTCTGCCTCCTGCTGGGGCCTCTGGCAG GGGCCAAGCCTGTGCAGGACGAGGCAG ACCCCTACGCCGAGCTGCCGGCCATGCCCTACTGGCCCTTCTCCACCTCGGACTTCTGGAACTACGTGCAGTACTTCCAGACGCTGGGGGCCTACCCCCAGATCGAGGACATGGCCCGCACCTTCTTTGCTCACTTCCCCCTGGGGACCACGCTGGGCTTCCACGTCCCCTACCAGGAGGACTAA
- the LOC136378453 gene encoding COP9 signalosome complex subunit 9, with product MKPAVDEMFPEGAGPYVDLDEAGGSTGLLMDLAANEKAVHADFFNDFEDLFDDDDIQ from the exons ATGAAGCCGGCGGTGGACGAGATGTTCCCCGAGGGTGCTGGGCCCTACGTGGATCTGGACGAG GCGGGAGGCAGCACCGGGCTCCTGATGGACTTGGCAGCCAATGAAAAGGCCGTTCACGCGGACTTCTTTAATG ATTTTGAAGACCTCTTCGATGACGATGACATCCAGTGA